A genomic segment from Colletotrichum higginsianum IMI 349063 chromosome 5, whole genome shotgun sequence encodes:
- a CDS encoding phosphatidylinositol N-acetylglucosaminyltransferase: protein MSPTTPTDFGTFPPPLTRSSTLPVGSSTGGTNSTNNSNTHIARQDRSRLAPEDAFLATSPPRRSVPSFSDASTGLDHRVARAHLRHGAVAGDRSRSRRSRKRTWKKLMWVKQSYPDNYTDQDTFLESLQRNPRLQPYDFWPLVADSTVIVQHACSVIVFIVFFVLIQQKRVSPVSFVSFGSLVTFLGWLLWERWEADEERKDLSGSAGSATAAGRREPSRRTGGVRRPPPHVDDASAVTTATSSVTNLSAGAERPARHSHSASASSLVSTTSTTSQPAHRRHSQEVTGHPPPRRSSFPLPGDDNSRLNQRLSTVKSAILIYSTLLGLSPILKSLTKSTSQDSIWAMSFWLLTINIFFFDYSGGVRVSIPASLSTNAALMASTVLASQLPSTGQVFSLTLFSIEVFGLFPVFRRYARHQSRAYHHAMTVFLVLGAGAGVGMIVGDDGSACCWPWKSVVAGMVVSVLIAAIAMGGCSWWLIGLQKYKNEIYGPWDPARPIIMSRRAWDDE, encoded by the coding sequence atgtcgccgacgacgccgacggacTTTGGCACCTTTCCCCCGCCCCTTACCCGCTCCTCCACACTCCCTGTCGGCTCCAGCACCGGTGGCACGAACagcaccaacaacagcaatACTCACATCGCGCGCCAAGACCGATCGCGCCTCGCCCCCGAAGATGCCTTCCTGGCAACCTCACCGCCGCGTCGAAGCGTCCCTTCGTTCTCCGATGCCTCGACCGGACTAGATCACCGCGTCGCGCGCGCCCACCTCCGAcacggcgccgttgccggcgaCCGCTCCCGTTCCCGCCGCAGTCGCAAGCGGACCTGGAAGAAGTTGATGTGGGTGAAGCAGAGCTACCCCGACAACTACACCGACCAGGACACCTTCCTCGAGAGCCTGCAGCGCAACCCGCGCCTACAGCCCTACGACTTCTggcccctcgtcgccgattCCACTGTCATCGTCCAGCACGCCTGCTCGGTCATCGTtttcatcgtcttcttcgtcctcatACAGCAGAAGCGCGTGTCGCCCGTGTCGTTCGTGTCCTTCGGCAGCTTGGTCACTTTTCTCGGCTGGCTGCTCTGGGAGCGCTgggaggccgacgaggagcgcaAGGACCTGAGTGGCTCGGCCGGcagcgcgacggcggccgggcgGCGGGAACCGAGTCGGAGGACTGGTGGCGTgcgacgcccgccgccgcacgtcgacgacgcctcggccgtcacGACGGCCACGAGTTCCGTGACCAACCTCTcagccggcgccgagcgTCCGGCGCGACACTCCCactccgcctcggcgagctcccTCGTCtccacgacgtcgacgacctcgcaGCCCGCCCACCGCCGTCACAGCCAGGAGGTCACGGGTCACCCCCCACCGCGTCGGTCCTcattccccctccccggcgaTGACAACAGCCGTCTCAACCAACGCCTCAGCACCGTCAAGAGCGCCATCCTCATCTACTCGACCCTCCTCGGCCTATCGCCCATCCTCAAGTCCCTGACGAAATCGACCTCCCAAGACAGCATCTGGGCCATGTCCTTCTGGCTCCTGACCATTAACATATTCTTCTTCGATTACTCGGGCGGCGTGCGCGTCAGCATCCCCGCCTCGCTGTCGACCAACGCCGCACTCATGGCCTCGACGGTGCTCGCGAGCCAGCTGCCGTCGACCGGCCAGGTCTTCAGCCTCACGCTCTTCAGCATCGAGGTCTTTGGCCTGTTCCCCGTGTTCCGGCGTTACGCGCGGCATCAGAGCCGGGCCTACCACCACGCCATGACGGTCTTCcttgtcctcggcgccggcgcggggGTAGGCATGAtcgtgggcgacgacgggagcgcctgctgctggccgTGGAAGAGCGTCGTCGCGGGCATGGTTGTGAGCGTACTGATTGCGGCCATCGCGATGggcggctgcagctggtGGCTGATTGGGTTGCAAAAGTACAAGAACGAGATTTACGGCCCGTGGGACCCAGCGAGGCCGATCATCATGTCCCGACGGGCCTGGGACGATGAATGA
- a CDS encoding Fumarate hydratase yields MLRSAPARRAASGLANSRLTLGPRTCAKSLSTCSTRFTSSPAAIYPAANSSSRSANFTSPFSLQRSIHTTAPRMTETRTESDAFGEIQVPADKYWGAQTERSLENFKINQPQDRMPPPIIKAFGILKGAAAAVNVRYGLDEKIAKAIQQAAAEVADGKLLDHFPLVVWQTGSGTQSNMNANEVISNRAIEILGGVKGSKKPVHPNDHVNRSASSNDTFPTVMHIAAVLEIENELIPSLKSLRDALQKKVDEFDAKNIIKIGRTHLQDATPLTLGQEFSGYVAQLEAGIKRVESSLPDLRLLAQGGTAVGTGINTFQGFAEAIAEEVSKMTGTEFKTAPNKFEALAAHDAIVQAHGSLNTLAGSLSKIAQDIRYLGSGPRCGLGELILPENEPGSSIMPGKVNPTQCEALTMVCAQVMGNHVATTIGGMNGQFELNVYKPLIIRNLLHSVRILSDGMRSFEKNLVAGLQANEEKIASIMKESLMLVTTLNPKIGYDMASKVAKNAHKKGLTLKESALELNALSEEDFDKLVRPELMIGPSAYKS; encoded by the exons ATGCTTCGTTCGGCACCCGCTCGTCGCGCCGCTTCCGGCCTGGCGAACTCACGGCTTACCCTTGGGCCGAGGACATGCGCGAAGAGCCTCTCCACATGCTCGACCCGATtcacctcctcccccgcaGCTATTTACCCCGCGGCGAACTCCTCCAGCAGATCAGCAAACTTCACCagccccttctccctccaGCGAAGCATTCACACCACCGCCCCCAGAATGACCGAGACACGCACCGAGAGCGACGCCTTTGGCGAGATCCAGGTCCCTGCCGACAAGTACTGGGGCGCCCAGACTGAGCGTTCTCTCGAGAACTTCAAGATCAACCAGCCCCAGGACCGCATGCCTCCCCCGATCATCAAGGCCTTCGGCATCctcaagggcgccgccgctgccgtcaaCGTGCGctacggcctcgacgagaagatcGCAAAGGCCATccagcaggccgccgccgaggtcgccgatGGCAAGCTGCTCGACCACTtccccctcgtcgtctgGCAGACCGGATCCGGCACTCAGTCCAACATGAACGCCAACGAGGTCATCTCCAACCGCGCCATCGAGATCCTCGGCGGTGTCAAGGGCAGCAAGAAGCCCGTCCACCCCAACGACCACGTCAAccgctccgcctcctccaacGACACCTTCCCCACCGTCATGCACATCGCCGCTGTCCTCGAGATCGAGAATGAACTCATCCCCTCCCTCAAGAGCCTGCGCGACGCCCTCCAGAAGAAGGTCGACGAGTTCGACGCCAAGAACATCATCAAGATCGGCCGCACCCACTTGCAGGATGCCACCCCCCTGACCCTCGGCCAGGAGTTCTCTGGCTacgtcgcccagctcgaaGCCGGCATCAAGAGAGTCGAGAGCTCCCTGCCGGACCTCCGCCTTCTCGCCCAGggcggcaccgccgtcggcaccggcaTCAACACCTTCCAGggcttcgccgaggccatcgccgaggaggtctcCAAGATGACCGGTACCGAGTTCAAGACAGCCCCTAACAAgttcgaggccctcgccgcccacgacGCCATCGTCCAGGCCCACGGCTCCCTCAACACCCTCGCCGGCTCCCTCTCCAAGATCGCCCAGGACATCCGCTACCTCGGCAGCGGCCCCCGTTGCGGTCTCGGCGAGCTCATCCTCCCCGAGAACGAGcccggcagcagcatcatgCCCGGCAAGGTCAACCCCACCCAGTGCGAGGCCCTCACCATGGTCTGCGCCCAGGTCATGGGCAACCACGTCGCGACCACCATCGGCGGCATGAACGGACAGTTCGAGCTCAACGTCTACAAGCCCCTGATCATCCGCAACCTTCTCCACAGCGTCCGCATCCTCTCCGACGGCATGCGTTCCTTTGAGAAgaacctcgtcgccggcctccagGCCAACGAGGAGAAGATTGCCAGCATCATGAAAGAGTC CCTCATGCTCGTCACCACCCTCAACCCCAAGATCGGCTACGACATGGCCTCCAAGGTCGCCAAGAACGCCCACAAGAAGGGCCTCACCCTCAAGGAGTCCGCCCTCGAGCTCAACGCTCTCTCCGAGGAGGACttcgacaagctcgtccGCCCCGAGCTCATGATCGGCCCCAGCGCCTACAAGTCGTAG
- a CDS encoding CFEM domain-containing protein encodes MKFTLALVAAGLVAAQDFSGQPECAIPCLRDAIPQVGCALTDTACQCTPATQQALVPVAASCLLAACNSADLGRAQAAAAAACSAFQATAGSAQPTASASGAVSSAAASPSASVSASVSAAVSSAVASVSASASAALSSASAAVTSALNGTAAVSSATLTASRTASTANPSGTGASASTTTAASTNAAAQGSVAVGGLALAAIAGIVAVL; translated from the exons ATGAAGTTCACCCTCGCtctcgttgccgccggcctcgtcgccgctcAGGACTTCTCTGGCCAGCCCGAGTGTGCC ATCCCGTGTCTGCGCGATGCCATCCCCCAGGTCGGCTGCGCCCTGACCGACACCGCTTGCCAGTGCACCCCGGCGACGCAGCAGgccctcgtccccgtcgccgcctcctgcCTGCTTGCCGCCTGCAACTCGGCCGACCTCGGCAgggcccaggccgccgccgccgccgcctgctccGCCTTCCAGGCCACCGCCGGTTCTGCCCAGCCCACCGCCTCTGCTTCCGGTGCTGTttcctctgccgccgcctcgccctcggcctccgtctcggcctccgtctcggccgctGTTTCCTCTGCTGTCGCTTCCGTCAGCGCgtccgccagcgccgccctgtcctccgcctccgccgcggTCACCTCTGCCCtcaacggcaccgccgcGGTCAGCAGCGCCACCCTGACCGCCTCGCGCACCGCTTCCACCGCCAACCCCTCCGGCACTGGCGCCAGTGCCAGCACCACCACTGCTGCCTCCACCAACGCCGCTGCTCAGGGCTCCGTTGCCGTCGGTGGtctggccctcgccgccatcgccggcatcgttGCCGTCCTGTAA
- a CDS encoding Heterokaryon incompatibility, with protein MTTNGESHGRWSTSAPPRDRNEANAQLNDLLQESGLDLDEDTAEGFKQGIIYRSLEILLQQLYSTETRFIHEIIQTADDNAYGKSATNGIPPTFSLSLKVGRTGCTGEKGVGFKAVFRIADVVHVASGHSNFKLDNRHGMIGALRPLHLYEKERDPVRTIVRRNLLEDFGPRVERVRLEFSSCLFSINDFDRIPLVSQILKVDLSETRELLEEVDVRCPLTGNHDMSDNALAAVTPEDTTRALAFGKTAVTA; from the exons ATGACCACGAACGGCGAGAGCCACGGTCGCTGGTCAACGTCAGCACCGCCTCGCGATCGCAACGAGGCGAATGCCCAGCTGAACGATCTGCTCCAGGAATCTGGCCTCGACTTAGATGAGGATACTGCAGAGGGTTTCAAGCAGGGAATTATCTACCGATCCTTAGAGATTCTATTGCAACAGCTGTACAGCACAGAGACTCGCTTCATCCACGAGATCATTCAaaccgccgacgacaacgcaTACGGCAAGAGTGCCACCAACGGAATTCCCCCGACCTTCTCACTGTCTCTGAAGGTTGGCCGTACAG GTTGCACCGGCGAGAAGGGTGTTGGCTTCAAGGCTGTCTTCCGCATTGCCGACGTGGTTCATGTTGCAAGCGGCCATTCCAATTTCAAACTCGACAACCGCCATGGTATGATTGGAGCCCTACGTCCACTACATCTCTATGAGAAAGAACGCGACCCTGTTCGAACCATCGTCCGCAGGAACCTGTTGGAAGACTTCGGTCCTCGCGTCGAGCGGGTCCGGTTAGAATTCTCCAGCTGCCTCTTTTCTATCAATGATTTCGACCGCATCCCGCTCGTCTCCCAGATCTTGAAGGTTGATTTGTCAGAAACCCGCGAACTTCTGGAGGAAGTCGATGTTCGTTGCCCCCTTACCGGTAATCACGACATGTCCGACAATGCACTCGCGGCAGTCACGCCGGAGGATACAACGAGAGCACTCGCTTTCGGAAAGACGGCTGTTACAGCGTAA